ATTAAGTGGAAAGTCAGCATTATCAATTGGGGTTTCGCACTGGCTTTCTTGCTCAGTCAATACATAGGTGCTCGCAAAACCTTGACGGAGCGCATGATGTCGAGCGCGATTCAAGTTCCTGCCCCTGTTTGGATTACGACCAATCGGCTGTGGGTAGGCTTTTTTGTCTTCATCGGCGTGCTCAATCTGGTTGTGGCTTACGCTTTCAGTGAAGAAATTTGGGTGGACTTCAAACTGTTCGGCGTCTTAGGGTTAACCTTTGCGTTCATCATTGCGCAAGTGTTCTACCTGCAAAAACACGCCCTTGAAACGCCCGAAAATACCACCAAATAGTTAACAAACGTTAAGGACACGACACTCATGTTATATGTCATTATTGGCGACGATGTTGAACACAGTCTGGCGCAACGGCTTGCCGCCCGCCCAGCACATCTGGAACGGCTTCATGCGTTACGGGATGCAGGCCATCTGCTACTCGCAGGCCCCAACCCCGCGATCGACAGTAACGATCCGGGTGAAGCGGGCTTCAGTGGCAGCGTGATCATTGCTGAATTCGACTCACTGGAAGCGGCACAACGCTGGGCAGACGCTGACCCTTACGTGGCAGCAGGGGTTTACCAGCGCGTTACCGTCAAACCGTTCAAAAAAGTTTTACCGTAAATCAACGAGGACAATACTCACCATGCGTTTTAACAAAACTACAATGATCGCAACCGGGCTGGTTGGATTAACGCTGCTGGCAACCAATCTGTATGCGGAAGACACAACCGTTGTCGCAACCGTTAACGGTACAGACATTACCCAAGAAACTTTGGATACCGTTGTCAAGATGGTCGGCGGAATGCCCGGTGCACAAGTTGACACCAAATCGGTACTAGATGATCTGATTATCACCGAGTTAGCACGCCAAGAAGCGAACAAAGCGGGGCTGGTTGAACGTCAAGAAATCAAAGACAAAATCAAAGATGCCACCGATCGCCTGATCCTGAATACTTGGACACAGGAAAAAGCAGCGTCTTTCAAACCCAGCGAAGATGAGCTGAAAAAAGCCTACGAAGAGCGCACCAGCGGCGACAAAGTGGAATATAAAGCCCGTCACATCCTGATGAAAACCAAGGAAGAAGCCGAAGGCATCATCAAAGAACTGGAAAACAAAGTCGATTTTGCTGACTTGGCCAAGAAATCTTCCGATGGCCCCTCTTCCACCCAAGGCGGCGATTTAGGCTGGTTCAAAGCCAGCACCATGGTCAAAGCGTTTGCTGAAGCAGTCGCCAAAATGGAACCCGGCACCATTACCAAAGAACCTGTGCAAACCGAATTCGGCTGGCACGTCATTAAATTGGAAGAACGCCGTGACGTCAAACCACCTGAAATGGAAGCTTTGAAACCGCAAATCGAACGTGAATACCAGCAGAAAAAAATGTTGGCTTACATGGACGAGTTAAAAGCCAAAGCAGACATCAAAGTCACGCTGCCAGCAAAAGCTGCTAAACCAGCCGCCGATGCAGCGCCTGCCGCGACTGAAGCTAAACCCGAAGAAAAGAAATAAGGGAAACCCCCTCTCGCTCCCTTCCCTGATAAGGGGAGGGCTGGGGAGGGGTTTCTTTAACCACCACCAACTAAAGGAGCCGTCATGAAAGCAGACTGGAAAAACTTTCTTATTGATCACGGGGCAGAATTCGCAGGCGATTCACTCATCTCCTTTGGTAATCCCGAACGCGAGCGCCGCATCCCGCCACAAGGCGCGATTCTTTGTGACCTTGCACATTTCGGTCTCATCAGTGTCAGCGGTGAAGATGCCACCACTTTTTTGCAAGGTCAGTTGACCAACGACATTAACCAAGTCAGCGACACCCAATCCCAACTGAGTGCGTATTGCACCCCCAAAGGACGGGCATTAGCGACGTTTTTTATTACCAAGCGCCAAGGCATTTACTACCTCAGCGTAGCGCGTGATTTGCTCGAACCCATCCTCAAGCGCCTGCGTATGTACGTGATGCGCTCCAAAGTGGCGCTCGAAGATGCCAGTGCCAGCTTGGTACATTTTGGATTCGCCGCCCCCGACGGTGACAAGCGTTTGCAAGAAATCCTCGGAAAAGCACCGGCTCAGGCTTACGAAACCTTGCAAATCAATAGCCTGACGATTATGCGTCAACCGGCGCCAATTCCGCGCTTCAAGATTTTAGGCGAATTGGATGAAGCCCGAAAACTGTGGGAACGCCTCAACGTTAATGCCGCTTGCGTCGGGCGCAGCAGTTGGGAATATTTCAACGTCATGTCCGGCGTGCCAATGGTGACGCAAGCCAGCAGCGAAGCGTGGGTTCCGCAAATGCTGAATATGCACCTGATCAACGGTGTCAGCTTCACCAAAGGCTGTTTCCCCGGTCAGGAAATTGTTGCACGCCTGAAATATCTGGGCAAAAGCAAACGCCAGATGTACCGGATTGGTATTCCACATTGCGTTAATGTCCCCGCCATCGGCACTAACCTTGCCAGCGATGCGGACGCAGAGGCAGGCACGATTCTCAATGCCACCCTGAATCCCGATGGTTACGTCGAAGCTTTAGCGGTAATGAAAATTGCAGAAGCAACCAAACCATTGCACTTGGGTGAATACAAGGTCAACGTTTTAGAATTGCCTTACGCGCTGGAAACCGAGTAAGTGTTAGGCGTTGTGCCTAGCAGTTGCTGGTATGACTGGATGACAGCATCCAAACTGTAACGCGCGGCAACCCGTTGTCGCGCTTGCTGCCCCAAGCATTCGCGCTGTTCAACCGCTTGATGCAAAACGTTTGACCAAGCGTTTGCTAAGGCTGCGGCATCAGCCACGGGCACAATCTTTCCGGTATCTGCCACAAATTCGGCAATATCGCCCACATCGGTTGCCACACAAGGCACACCCAGTGCCATCGCTTCTGCCAAAAATAGTGGGAATGCCTCGCGCTGTGAAGACAAGGTGGCAATATCCAATGTGGCAATCAAGCGTTGTGCATCAGTCCGCACCCCCAACAAATGCACCTTCGCACGATCAGGCAATGCCTTCAGCAACGGTTGTAGCGCTGGATTGTGAGTATCCATCCCCTCACCCGCTAATAAAAAATGTACATCCTCACCCCTTTCTTGATACAGGCGAATCGCATTCAACAAGTTCGGAATATCTTTTTCCGGCACGTAACGGGTCAAACTCCCAATCACTCGCGCATTGGTCGGAATGCCTAGTTCCTGACGCACACTCACGTAATCCGCTGCTTGTTCACGGTTATTGCCCAACGGAATCCCATTAGCAATCACTTGCGCGTGTTTCATGGCATAACCCAATTCCGCATGACGCTGCATACTCCGGCGCGATACGTATACAATGTGATGCGGGAAACGTGACAACCAGCGCCCTGCTTTGAGTACCAACGCATGTTGCGCCCGCTCCAAGGTCGCTTTTTCGGGGGTATGGTGCATTCCCCACAGCAAAACCGGGCGGCAACCCGCAAACAACCATGCCAGCGTCGCGAATAGATTACCGTGGTGCATCCAGCCATGAATCACTTGCGGCTTGATTTTCCGCACCAAACCAAACAAACGCGGTAGCAACCAAGGTAACTTCGCCAGCCGGTTTATCCCCAAGACATGCACCGGAATCCCCGCTGCGGCAAACTGTTGCTGCACACCCTCGACTTCCACCAACGCAATCACCACCGGCGCATAATCGCGACTGAAGTCGGAACTCGCCAAATTCAACAAGGCTTTTTGCGCCCCGCCGACACTCAGCGAGGTGATGATGTAGAGCATGGTGTTGCCCATGTGAACCTCGCTTTGATTAATTGCCGTACCTGACCAATATCCAACAACCACACCAAGACCGCGTAGCTTGCCATCCCCAACAGGATTTTTAACACCACCACATACGCATTATGCACAGCTAAAACAGGTATCTGCTCCATCAGCGCATACATCCCCACCGCTGCCAGCAAAATTTTTCCGATGTCCAACACAGGAATGTTTAACGCGAAATATTGCCTGCCAAGGTAATAGCCATACACCACGCAAATCAGGTAAGCCGCCAGCGACGCCAACACCGCCCCTAACAAGCCGTATTCAGGAATCAGTACCAAATTCAGCAACACATTCACCACGGCTGCCACACCCACCACTTTGACCGCACCGGCGGTGTATTCTGCCAACTGAAACGCCAGCGACACGTAGAACAAGTAGGTGCAATTCGCCAAAATCGCCAAGCCAATCCACGGCAATAAACGCAGCGAAGAGGGTACAAACTCAGCACCCACCAACAATGGAATAAACGCCTCAGCAATCCCCAACAAACCCAAAATCGCTGGAATCGACACCCCCATCAACAACACAAAATACTGTTGAAGCCGTGCCTCTGCCTGCTCGCGCCCCGCTTGTTCCAAGGTACGAATCACCAGCGGATACGCCGCCAAATTCAGTGAACTGGTCAACATCATTAAAATCTGAAACGGCAAATTATACGCCACCGCATATTCCCCCGCCTGCGCATACCCCAACAACCAACCCACCATCACCCGATCAGAGGCATGGATAATTTCCAACAATACAAACGACAAACTTAACGGCAAACCGTAGACCAACAACGCTTTAAGCACACCGCGATCCAACTCACGCCAAGCAGGACGAAAATGCCGCCACAACGCCCCCGACAATACCAATACCAACAAAACGCCCAGCACCACGCCGCCAATCGCGCCCAGCCACGCATATCCTAGCCACACCAACAGCAATCCGCTGCCCATCGTCAACACAGTGCGCCCAACTTCTGCCCACAAATAGTGATTTACTTTTAAGGTAATGGAATTAATGCGCTGATACGCCTCATAAAATGCTGAACTCAAAAATACCAGAAAAAAGCCTGTCGCCACCGCAACCTGCCCAGTTAACCACGCAAACAATGCCGCCAGCACGCCCACCAGTAACGCAATCACCAACACCGATACGCTGATTAAATGTTCAACCGCCCCCGCGCTCAATTCCTGCTTATCCCAAAAACGCATAATGCCGACGTACAACCAGCCAAACGCAAACAAACTGACACTCGATGCCACCACCAAAATGGTGGTAAAAATCCCGTATTCCTCAGCCGACATCCAGCGCGTATACGCCGCCAACACCACGAAACTCGCCAACGCCGGAGCCAATTTTGCCAACAAATAAATCAAGCTGTGTTTAACGTACACGATGTAACGCTCTCATGCGGCTAACCACGCATCCGCCACCGCCACAATATCATTCGCTCGCACGGATTCCTGCGCTTGTTGCCGCAACCGTTCGCGCTTATCATCATCAAAAAACAGCTCATCAATTCCCGCTGCCAGTGCCGCCACATTGCCTTTTTCCACCAACAAACCGTTCTCACCGTGACGAATAATTTCACGCGGCCCCGTCGGGCAGTCGGTAGACACAATCGGACAGCCCAAGGACAGCGCTTCAATCAATACCAGCGGATAGCCTTCATAATCGCTGCTCATCACCTGAAATTCGGCTTTCGCCATGTATTTGTAAGGATTCGCATCAAACCCCACCAAGACCACCCGCGCTTCCATGCCCAACGCTTTAATTTTCTGCTCCAGCAATGTTTGTTGCGAACCACGCCCCACAATCAACAATTTACAGGCTTGTTGTGCCTTGCTGCGGGCGAACGCTTCAATCAGTAAATCAAACCGCTTTTGCTTTTCCAAACGCCCGACCCCAAGGATAAAACGCCCTTCAAACCCAAGCGTTTCCTGCGATTTTTCACGAATCAGCCGCGTATTCACCGGGTTATAAATGCAATTCACATTGCTTAAATGCGCCTGTTTTTCGAGTAAATTCTGCATTTGCCGTGACACCGCAATCACCCGTTTCGCACGCGGATACAACCAGCGAAACGCCAGCCATTCGCTGCGCGTCATGGTGCCAGGATCAAGGTGGATGGAAAGCACGGCATCCGAGCAAGCCAGTGCACACGGCACATTTGCCGCTTCCAAAAACGAAAAGATATGATCAAACTTTTCACGTTGAAATAACTGACGGAATTGCCATGCGCGTTGCAACAACAAACTAATCTGGGTAAACAGCCCGCCTTGGCGTTCGGGAATATCCAAATTAATCATCCGTACCGGCAACTCGTAGCGCGTAATCTCAGGCGGCAATCGCGCAAACTTAATCACCGTGACCTCGTAATTACGCTGACGAAACTCCTCCGCCAGATCCACCGCGACCTTTTCCGCCCCACCGGGAGCAGCCAGTTCAGCAATGACAATAGCGATCTTTTTCATGTTGTCAGGGATACCTTATTGGAATATTTCGCATTAGCTGCGTTATTTTTAATATAAAAATTCAGTGCAGTCAGGGTATAGGTGAACCAAATGTACATCCGGTCTTGCAGCGTCAGCGACATTTGCCCGATCGCCACCACCAATAACATCAACAGTAACAGCCAACGTTCATCGCCCGGCAAGCGCCATGCCAAACTCAGCACAATGCCGATCACCGTCAAATACAACACCACGCCAACAATGCCCTGCTCAGCCGTAATCGCCACAAAACTGTTATGCGCCGTATAGTCGACATTGTACGGGTTGATAATGCGCCGGAAAGACCCTAAGCCGTGACCATAAAGTGGGCTTTCTTCCCATTCCTCATACGCATTCGCCCATATTACGCTGCGCTCATTCAAAGTACCGCTGGAAATTTCCTTGCCGGTCGAAAAGATGCGCTCAATGGTTTTTTGCGGAATCACATTCGCCACCGCAATCAACGCCACCACCATCACCAGCCCACTGGCGGCTTTTCCCAACACACCCGCCCGCAAAATCGTCGGCAAAAATCCGGCGAATCCCAACACCATAATCACCGCCCCCGTGCGCGATCCCGTGATCAAAATCGTAAACGCCGCCGCAGGCAAATACAGCCCCCCCAACAAACGCCACCACCACGCTTTGACCTGTGTCAGCAAATAAATCGCCAACGGTATCACCATCGCCAATTTAACCGAGACCTCATTGGCATCGAATTGCTTGATTTCATGACGCACCGTATTCGCCGTGATTTGGTAATCTTTGACCATCAAATACACCAGCCAAAACGATCCCAACACCAAAGCGATATACAGCTTGTTAACATCCTGCACAGTTGTGACCAATTGAAATAGCAATAAACTGATCATCAAGATATACAGATTGCTTTTTAACGCTTGATCACTGCTCACCGCTTGCGTGGTTTCATAAGGAACGGGCATTTCCGACCAGGTATACGACAACATCACCCACGCCACATACAACAACACTGCCGTGTGAAACACCCGCAGCGCATGAAGCCCATTGCCCATCATCAACAACAGCGCCGTCAAACCAAACGCCATCAACCCCGCGATTTTCACCAGCGACATACCCGCCACTTCCACCGCACCGTCGGTGGGCAAAGCGAATACCAACACCATCATGAAAAATACCGCCGCGTTATGTACATGATTCATAAACTTGCCAAACGCTCGCCCAATGCCTGCCGGACTTGCATTAGTAACGCAGGCTGGTTATCCCAATCGCCGAAGTGACGCGCAATACGCCCCAATTGCTGATTCACAAATTCGGTTTCACCGACCTGCAACAGCAAATCGATGTACATATAATCTTCCACCGAGGCGCGTATCCATTTCAGCCGCAACGACGCGAACGGCGCGTCAACCCCCGTTTGCGCCCGTTTCGCGGGGTAAACCAACAAACCATCCCCATTGAATACTATTCCCGGCGGATTATCGCTGATGAAACTTGCCGCATCCTGCCAAATATCGGTATTTTCCGCCCATGCCAACGTATCCCAATAGCCCAAACCCGTCACGCCATAACGGTGAAACAACCAGGTCGGAATCCGGTAATTAATCGCGGGAAAATCCAATTGCCACACGGGAGGATAATTGCCCTTTAACACATCGGCACGCGGATTGAGTTGCTGATACGCTTTGAAATCCAGCACTAAAGCAGTGTATGCCCACACCTCCTCACCCGCTGCCAAGCGCTGTGCCGTGACATTTTTACCCAGATGATCCACATCGCGCCACAAGTCGTAGAACTTCGGAATCCACACATCCACCGCCCCGGTCAACGAACCCAACGCAAGGTCTTCATTTAAGGGCGGCTCACTCACCTGATAGCGAATTTTTTCACCTTTTGGCAAGGGCATTTCATCGAAAAACGCCCCCCAGCGCCGCGCATACGCATACGCCTCACGGGTATCCGGCTCATCCACAAACGAAGGATCGGTGTAACACCGCTCTGCGCCTGCGTGTGCCGCACACCAACCGGCATACTCCCGCATAAAACGCTGCGCCTTATCCCGGTCTTTACCCAATGGATCAGCAAACGGGTAACTGTCCGCAAACACATAGGTATACGCCGTAGCGTGCTTGTCCTGCATGTAATGACGCATGTTTTCCGTGACCGTCCCCAGCCCCGCAAATTCACGCTGAAAATCGGGTTTGCCATCCGCATCGGCTTCGGGGGAGGCATCCCACAAACTTTCCGGCGACAAATAATGATCCAGCATGAAATCGTTGTAAGCACGAATCAAACGGTTATCCGCCGCCGTTTCTCCCGTGCGCTCAAACCCGTAAATCTCTGCCACCCGATAGCCATTCGTGCCAAACACCGTGCGCAACGGCGAACGCGCAGGCAAAGTAAAATTCCACACCGTCAATTGCACCGGCAATTCGACTGATGCCACCCCATCCGCACTCACTGTCACGTTTGCGTTGTACACCCCCGGCTTGGTATCAGCAGGCACATGCACATCCACCCACACCGGCAAGTTTTCACCCGCACTCAAATTCTGTGGGAATGCCCGATAAGCGCTCGTCACGTCAGGAGAAGTATTTGCTGCTGGCAATAAAATATCCGGCCATGACTGCGGTGCATACGGCGAATGCGGAGATGGCGTACTGACTTTCACATACCGTTCCCGAAAAACCTCCACCTTATCAATTACATCACCCGCTGCATTGCGTAACGGCGACAGGTTCACCCGCACATTCTCCGCTCCCGTTTGCCCCGCCGTAATGACAAACTGGAAACCTTCGTACTCATTACGGGCAGCGAAAATCGCCACACTATCCGCCCCCACCACTGGCTCGAACGGCGCAAAACGTTCCAACACGCCAATCGCTTTCACCTGCAAATCCGGCACTGACGGCTCAGGGGAACAAGCGCTCAATCCCAACGCCAGCCACACGTAGCCGTACCAAGATTTCAGAGTGCCAGCCATTGCTCTGCTACCTTTTCAATATCCAGATACTCCACAGAGAGAGCGGCATGTTGTTGAAACTGTTGATGTAAATTTTCATCGAGACAAACCCGATCCAAGGCGATTGCCAGTGCTTGCGGATCATTTGTCGGCACTAACAAACCATTTTCGCCATCACGGATAATCTCACGCGGCCCGGTTTCACAATCGGTCGAAATCACCGGACGCCCCAGCCCCAACGCTTCAATCAAAATCACCGGAAAGCCTTCGTGCAAACTCGACAGCACCAAACACCGCGCCTTCGCAATATACGGGTAAGGGTTGCGCATAAATCCCGGCATCAACACCTGCGCTTCCAGCCCTAAGCGCTTAATGTGTTGCTCCAAGCTCGCCCGTTCTGAACCCTCGCCCAAAATCAATAGTTTAAACGTTTGCGAAGCCTGTGAATGCGCGTAAGCTTCTAACAAACTGGGGAAGTTTTTTTCAGGACTCAAGCGCCCTGCCGCCACAATATAAGCGCCATTCACGCTAACAGCGGGACGTTCCGTCGCCAATTCACGGATGCGATACAAATTCACCGGGTTATACAAACAATTAATATTTTGCAAACCCAAGTGTTGCTGGAAAATACGCATCCCCTCTCTGGAAACCGCGATCACTTTTTTCGCACGCGGGTACAACCAACGTGCAAACAGCCAATCAAACCGCGTAAAGTTGCGCTCAGGGTTACAATGATTCGCCGCAATGGTTTGGCGACTCGCCAAAATGGCAGGAAAGCTGGCATGTTCCATCACGCTGATAATGGTATCAAAATGCCTTACGTTAAAAATGCGCCGAAGCTGACTGGCACGGTCTAAAAAATTGAATACCTTGGGCAAAAACCCCGCTTTGGAAGGACACTGAATGTCAATCAGCTCCCCCGCATACGGGTAATAGCGCTGCCTGCCATCAAACAGAATCAGCGTCACGTCATGCTGCTTAGCAAATTGGAAGGACAAATCAGACACCACCTTTTCTGCGCCTCCCATGCCCAGCGAGTAAACCACCAAGGCGATTTTTCTGCGCACTGTCATGAACTGATCACCAGCGGTTGGCTAAAAAAACGGTTTAACTTCACCACCCAACGATCCACGATCCCCAAACGCCGATGCACATGCACCGCATCCGCCACCGATACTGGCGAACTCACGCCCAACGTGTGCATTCCATTCATATCGTGTTGACCATCAGGCAGGTAAGCACTGACCAGTTGTTCGCGGTAGGTATTCACATCCAGTTGCTGAATCCGATTAATATTCAGGCCACGCCCGTAGGTTCCCGCGCAATTTTGTGACGGTCGATACCACTCCCCTGCTGCGTTAAAAATACGCCCCGCCGGACGCGCTCGTGCCGCACTTGCCACCACCGGATTTTGCGGATGCGCCTGCCATTGCGTGCTCAAAGGGTCATCCGCATGAAACAAATACAAGGCTTCACTGGGCGAACAGCGTTGATCGTGGCGCATACTCGCAAACAGCCACCAACGTCCCTCGTATTCCATTAAGGTCGCATCGTAAGCTTCCACGCCTGTCATCAGGTTCTTCTCAAACACCCAACGGTGCGGAAAGTCTTCGCAACGGTAAACCTCCACCGTGTGATTGCCCGCCGTTTCAGGAATCATGTAATAGTTACCCTGATGCTGAAACACAAACGGATACGACAGGTGGTAGGACTTTTCCAAAATAGTCACGGGTTCAGTATGCGAACCGTCGGCATTCAAGCGCACGCAAGCCAAATGCCCAATGCCCCGTGCGTAAATCAATTCCTCAAAAAACACGTATTGCTCACCGGCGTGCTCGACCACAAACGGGTCAGCCCAAAAGCGATCACGCGGCGGAAGCCATTTACGAAATTGTTCCAATGCACCCGCCTCGGTCACTTGTCCAGTGGCTTTGCTGAGCAAAATCCATTGTTCTGCGCGAAACAGGGAAATGAATAATTTATTGAGGAAATTGCAGAGGTAACGCCACAACACTTGCAGGGTTGTTACCGCCCCAAGGCTGACTGACTTCGTGGGCGGAGCTAAGGCTAATGGCTGCATACGCGCTGTAACGTTCTCGAAGAACGTCTTTTCCCCAAGATTCAGCAGTTCTTGAAGGCGCTGGGGCAGAAAATCCACCATTTTCCAAAGGGTGCGCTCAACCCCACGGTTAATGGATGCACCATCGGTGCTAGTCGTGGCAGCAAAAATATACGCTGGAGCCGTGTTACCAGCGGTCCAACGCTCAATCCCTGACAGAATTTCTGCTTGCTGATTCACGTATTCACGTATGCCGGTGTAACGGTCGGAACGCTCAAATGCCTGACCGAAAAAGTGCCGCCATACTCCGTATTTAGCCGCACCAATCAATTCAGGCAAGGGTGCTTGCGCACTCAAATCAATCACCACATCCAGCGCTTGCTGTTCAAGTAAAGTGTGGTAGCGCTTGCCACCCGCATCACACACGTTCACATCCCCCAGCAAGTTCAAAAAACTGGTGGGTTGTTGTGCCGCTACCGGGCATTTGAATAACTTACCGTCAATATAATGCAGCGTATTCAATAAAGCGGCATTAATACGCTGTAACAGCGTCAAGGCAACCGGTTGGCGAAACACAACCATGACCAAACGCACACCACCGGATGCGAGTAAACGCTCCAACATTTGGTACTGCCAAGCAGCCATGTATTCGCCCTCTACGACCAGGGCAGCCCGGAAAGCGTTCACAGACATTACGACGCTCGCTTACTATTTTAGTCATTGTTACGGATGAGTTATGTCATTGCGCCACCTTGTACATAAGCGGCAGCGGTGGAATAAGCCACTCTAAGAAATTGCTTATCCTGAACACACGGAATGATCACCTTGCAGCGGCTATCGGCTAATTGATAAATCAAGCGTTGCAACCGCTCAGTATTAGTACTGCGAATACTCTCATTCACCAAACCAACATCCACACGTACCAAAACGGGTTTCACCACTTGGGCAAATTTCAGCGCTTGGGGTGAATCTGGCAGGCCATCAATCGCCAATCGTACACCAAGTGCTTTCAACAACTTAATGACTTTGCCCAGTTGCGCGAGGTGTGCCATGCAATCCTGATAGGGGAATGCCAATACAATGCGTTTTGCCGCATCCGGCGCAGCATTCAACAACTCGACGACCCGTTTTAGCTCGG
The sequence above is drawn from the Thiothrix subterranea genome and encodes:
- a CDS encoding glucosamine inositolphosphorylceramide transferase family protein, translated to MAAWQYQMLERLLASGGVRLVMVVFRQPVALTLLQRINAALLNTLHYIDGKLFKCPVAAQQPTSFLNLLGDVNVCDAGGKRYHTLLEQQALDVVIDLSAQAPLPELIGAAKYGVWRHFFGQAFERSDRYTGIREYVNQQAEILSGIERWTAGNTAPAYIFAATTSTDGASINRGVERTLWKMVDFLPQRLQELLNLGEKTFFENVTARMQPLALAPPTKSVSLGAVTTLQVLWRYLCNFLNKLFISLFRAEQWILLSKATGQVTEAGALEQFRKWLPPRDRFWADPFVVEHAGEQYVFFEELIYARGIGHLACVRLNADGSHTEPVTILEKSYHLSYPFVFQHQGNYYMIPETAGNHTVEVYRCEDFPHRWVFEKNLMTGVEAYDATLMEYEGRWWLFASMRHDQRCSPSEALYLFHADDPLSTQWQAHPQNPVVASAARARPAGRIFNAAGEWYRPSQNCAGTYGRGLNINRIQQLDVNTYREQLVSAYLPDGQHDMNGMHTLGVSSPVSVADAVHVHRRLGIVDRWVVKLNRFFSQPLVISS
- a CDS encoding glycosyltransferase — translated: MTVRRKIALVVYSLGMGGAEKVVSDLSFQFAKQHDVTLILFDGRQRYYPYAGELIDIQCPSKAGFLPKVFNFLDRASQLRRIFNVRHFDTIISVMEHASFPAILASRQTIAANHCNPERNFTRFDWLFARWLYPRAKKVIAVSREGMRIFQQHLGLQNINCLYNPVNLYRIRELATERPAVSVNGAYIVAAGRLSPEKNFPSLLEAYAHSQASQTFKLLILGEGSERASLEQHIKRLGLEAQVLMPGFMRNPYPYIAKARCLVLSSLHEGFPVILIEALGLGRPVISTDCETGPREIIRDGENGLLVPTNDPQALAIALDRVCLDENLHQQFQQHAALSVEYLDIEKVAEQWLAL
- a CDS encoding glycoside hydrolase domain-containing protein gives rise to the protein MAGTLKSWYGYVWLALGLSACSPEPSVPDLQVKAIGVLERFAPFEPVVGADSVAIFAARNEYEGFQFVITAGQTGAENVRVNLSPLRNAAGDVIDKVEVFRERYVKVSTPSPHSPYAPQSWPDILLPAANTSPDVTSAYRAFPQNLSAGENLPVWVDVHVPADTKPGVYNANVTVSADGVASVELPVQLTVWNFTLPARSPLRTVFGTNGYRVAEIYGFERTGETAADNRLIRAYNDFMLDHYLSPESLWDASPEADADGKPDFQREFAGLGTVTENMRHYMQDKHATAYTYVFADSYPFADPLGKDRDKAQRFMREYAGWCAAHAGAERCYTDPSFVDEPDTREAYAYARRWGAFFDEMPLPKGEKIRYQVSEPPLNEDLALGSLTGAVDVWIPKFYDLWRDVDHLGKNVTAQRLAAGEEVWAYTALVLDFKAYQQLNPRADVLKGNYPPVWQLDFPAINYRIPTWLFHRYGVTGLGYWDTLAWAENTDIWQDAASFISDNPPGIVFNGDGLLVYPAKRAQTGVDAPFASLRLKWIRASVEDYMYIDLLLQVGETEFVNQQLGRIARHFGDWDNQPALLMQVRQALGERLASL